A genomic window from Elaeis guineensis isolate ETL-2024a chromosome 3, EG11, whole genome shotgun sequence includes:
- the LOC109505021 gene encoding pentatricopeptide repeat-containing protein At5g56310 — translation MYSSSGDLRVASLLLRHTPCPFSLLFNALIWGHSVYDTPEDTLNLFDKMFFHGLLPSNFTFPFVLKCCADVSSIPFGKYVHSQCLRVHKSREL, via the exons ATGTACTCCAGCTCTGGCGATCTTCGTGTTGCCTCCCTCCTCCTCCGCCACACTCCTTGCCCTTTCTCCCTCCTCTTCAATGCCCTCATCTGGGGTCACTCCGTCTACGACACACCAGAGGACACCCTCAATCTCTTCGACAAAATGTTCTTCCATGGCCTGTTGCCCAGCAATTTCACCTTCCCATTTGTGCTCAAATGCTGCGCCGATGTCAGCTCTATACCCTTTGGAAAATATGTCCACTCCCAGTGTTTGAG GGTACATAAAAGTCGGGAACTTTAA